A stretch of the Alnus glutinosa chromosome 6, dhAlnGlut1.1, whole genome shotgun sequence genome encodes the following:
- the LOC133870392 gene encoding CBL-interacting serine/threonine-protein kinase 5-like has translation MEEERNILFGKYEMGRLLGKGTFAKVYYGKEMASGESVAIKVINKDQVVKNEGMMEQIKREISVMRLVRHPNVVELKEVMATKTKIFFIMEYVRGGELFAKVARGRLKEDYARKYFQQLISAVDFCHSRGVSHRDLKPENLLLDENGNLKVSDFGLSALPEQLRNDGLLHTQCGTPAYVAPEVLKRKGYDGSKADIWSCGVILYVLLAGFLPFQDENLMNMYTKIFKGHFELPPWFSCESRRLVSKLLVTDPGSRITIPAIMRTPWFRKGFARPVRTAAMVKETMQVELSLTGDDDQSPKTPKFFNAFEFISSMSSGFDLSSLFEKKRKVGSMFTSKCRVAEILAKIEAVAKGLSLRVAKVKDFKVRMEAQTEGRSGRLAITAEIFEVAPEVAIVEFSKSSGDTLEYTKFFEEDVRPALKDIVWTWQGDSMCNGKDDSGGECDCYGLQS, from the exons ATGGAGGAGGAGAGGAATATATTGTTTGGGAAATATGAGATGGGAAGGCTGTTGGGGAAAGGGACTTTCGCCAAGGTCTACTACGGCAAGGAAATGGCATCCGGCGAGAGCGTGGCGATCAAGGTGATAAACAAGGATCAGGTGGTGAAGAATGAGGGGATGATGGAGCAGATAAAGCGGGAGATCTCGGTGATGCGGCTGGTCCGCCACCCCAACGTGGTGGAGCTCAAGGAAGTCATGGCCACCAAGACCAAGATCTTCTTCATCATGGAGTACGTCCGAGGCGGCGAGCTCTTCGCCAAGGTCGCCAGGGGGAGGCTTAAAGAAGACTACGCCCGCAAATACTTCCAGCAGCTGATCAGCGCGGTGGACTTCTGCCACAGCCGAGGCGTCTCGCACCGAGACCTCAAGCCCGAGAACCTGTTGCTCGACGAGAACGGGAACCTCAAAGTATCGGACTTTGGCCTCTCCGCTTTGCCGGAGCAGCTCCGCAACGACGGACTTCTCCACACGCAGTGTGGCACCCCGGCGTATGTCGCCCCGGAGGTTTTGAAGAGGAAGGGCTACGACGGGTCCAAGGCAGATATTTGGTCCTGTGGGGTGATCTTATACGTTCTTCTCGCTGGGTTTCTTCCGTTTCAAGATGAGAATTTGATGAACATGTACACCAAGATCTTCAAAGGCCATTTCGAGCTGCCCCCGTGGTTCTCTTGCGAGTCCCGGCGCTTGGTCTCCAAGCTCCTTGTCACCGACCCAG gtAGTCGGATCACGATTCCGGCGATAATGCGCACACCTTGGTTCCGCAAAGGGTTCGCCAGGCCTGTCCGAACGGCTGCAATGGTCAAAGAAACAATGCAAGTAGAGCTGTCGTTGACTGGTGATGATGATCAGTCTCCGAAAACGCCCAAGTTCTTCAACGCATTCGAGTTCATATCCTCCATGTCGTCCGGGTTCGACTTGTCGAGCCTGTTTGAGAAGAAGCGGAAGGTGGGGTCCATGTTCACGTCCAAGTGTAGGGTGGCGGAAATATTGGCGAAGATCGAGGCGGTGGCGAAGGGGCTGAGCTTGCGGGTGGCGAAGGTGAAGGACTTCAAGGTGAGGATGGAGGCCCAAACGGAGGGCCGCAGTGGGAGGCTCGCTATCACAGCGGAGATCTTCGAGGTCGCCCCTGAGGTTGCCATTGTGGAGTTCTCCAAGTCCTCCGGGGACACTTTGGAGTACACAAAGTTCTTTGAAGAGGATGTCAGGCCTGCTTTGAAAGACATCGTGTGGACATGGCAAGGCGACAGTATGTGTAACGGTAAGGATGATAGCGGTGGAGAATGTGATTGTTATGGTCTGCAATCATGA
- the LOC133871023 gene encoding transcription initiation factor TFIID subunit 5 yields the protein MEEDQIEKFVAAYLKKKGFKQAEHAFQEERQQQSSKNNSSSSTTNSLSDPDLAKHLLAFSELENGPARYHDGYSKFRSWTYTSLDLYKHELLRVLYPVFIHCFMDLVEKGHVQEARTFFNSFREDHEMMHSRDLQKLEGVLSPSHLEEMEFAHSLRQSKVKIKICQYSYELLLQYLHKTKLTTMLGVINEHINFQVSPGQPISISDDTEVVTLTGSSHDEATRINQKEIHWGLLEDSLEERLEKGGGLLSDSEKAEGETKEGELDENKKRSGEGAKQGMSIKKLKKDKGVSATGKTGRPEANTVPMAPRVKPELTLPVIHTDVEKSILEDLRNRVQLSSVSLPSVSFYTFINTHNGLNCSSISHDGSLVAGGFSDSSLKIWDMAKLGQEPVGPVLQGENGTTSNEHVLGSRGGKRYTLFQGHSGPVYSATFSPLGDFLLSSSADSTIRLWSTKLNANLVCYKGHNYPVWDVQFSPVGHYFASSSHDRTARIWSMDRILPLRIMAGHLSDVDCVQWHVNCNYIATGSSDKTVRLWDVQSGECVRIFIGHRSMVLSLAMSPDGRYLASGDEDGTIMMWDLSTGRCVTPLMGHTSCVWTLAFSCEGSLLASGSADCTVKLWDVTTSSKAPKTEENKGGNTNRLRSLKTLPTKSTPVYALRFSRRNLLFAAGALSKSV from the exons aTGGAGGAAGATCAAATAGAGAAGTTCGTGGCAGCGTACCTGAAGAAGAAGGGGTTCAAGCAAGCTGAGCACGCTTTCCAAGAAGAACGACAACAGCAATCGAGCAAGAACAATTCATCGTCCTCCACCACCAATTCCCTCTCTGACCCTGACCTCGCCAAGCACCTCCTCGCCTTCTCcga ATTGGAGAATGGTCCTGCACGATACCATGATGGATATAGCAAGTTTAGGTCATGGACTTATACTTCACTAGATTTGTACAAG CACGAGTTGCTTCGTGTGCTTTATCCTGTATTTATTCATTGTTTCATGGATCTGGTGGAAAAAGGGCATGTTCAAGAAG CGCGAACCTTTTTCAATAGCTTCCGTGAAGACCATGAAATGATGCACTCGCGAGACCTTCAAAAGTTGGAAGGAGTTCTTTCTCCCTCTCATCTGGAG GAGATGGAATTTGCTCATTCTCTTAGGCAGAGCAAAGTGAAAATAAAGATATGTCAG TACTCCTATGAGCTACTGCTGCAGTATCTACACAAGACAAAATTGACCACAATGCTTGGGGTTATAAATGAGCATATTAACTTTCAAG TTTCTCCAGGGCAGCCCATCTCAATTTCTGATGACACTGAAGTCGTAACACTTACTGGAAGCAGCCACGATGAGGCCACCCGGATAAATCAGAAGGAAATACATTGGGGG CTGCTTGAAGATTCTTTAGAAGAACGCTTGGAAAAGGGTGGAGGTTTGCTCTCCGATTCTGAAAAGGCTGAAGGAGAAACCAAAGAGGGAGAATTAGATGAAAATAAG AAAAGATCAGGTGAAGGAGCAAAGCAAGGCATGTcaattaaaaagttaaagaaggaCAAGGGTGTAAGTGCAACAGGGAAAACTGGGCGTCCTGAGGCTAACACTGTACCTATGGCACCACGAGTCAAACCAGAGCTTACTTTGCCAGTAAT TCACACAGATGTAGAAAAGTCTATTCTTGAAGACCTAAGAAACCGGGTTCAGTTGAGTAGTGTATCACTGCCATCTGTCAGCTTTTATACATTCATCAACACACATAATGG TTTAAACTGTTCATCAATATCCCATGATGGATCTTTGGTTGCTGGTGGATTTTCAGACTCATCGTTGAAG ATTTGGGACATGGCAAAGCTTGGGCAAGAACCTGTTGGCC CTGTTTTGCAGGGTGAAAACGGTACCACTTCAAATGAACATGTTTTAGGGTCAAGAGGTGGAAAAAGATATACATTGTTTCAAGGTCATTCAGGGCCGGTGTATTCTGCCACTTTTAGTCCACTGGGGGATTTTTTACTTTCCTCTTCAGCAGACTCAACAA TTCGGTTATGGAGCACAAAACTAAATGCAAATCTTGTCTGCTACAAGGGCCACAATTACCCAGTATGGGATGTTCAG TTCAGTCCTGTAGGACATTATTTTGCCAGCTCTTCACACGATCGAACAGCAAGGATTTGGTCCATGGACAGAATACTGCCTTTAAGGATAATGGCAGGGCACTTATCTGATGTTGAT tGTGTGCAATGGCATGTCAACTGCAACTACATTGCCACTGGCTCTAGTGATAAAACGGTCCGATTGTGGGATGTACAAAGTGGGGAGTGTGTCCGAATTTTCATTGGTCACAGGAGTATGGTTTTGTCTTTGGCAATGTCGCCTGATGGCCGGTATCTGGCCTCTGGTGATGAAGATGGCACAATCATGATGTGGGACCTCTCAACCGGTCGGTGTGTTACACCTTTGATGGGTCACACCTCGTGTGTATGGACCCTTGCTTTTAG TTGTGAAGGTTCACTACTTGCATCTGGGTCTGCTGATTGCACTGTAAAATTATGGGATGTAACTACGAGTTCAAAGGCGCCAAAGACAGAAGAAAA CAAAGGTGGAAATACCAACAGACTAAGATCATTGAAAACTCTTCCGACCAAGTCCACCCCCGTCTACGCATTGCGG TTTTCTCGGAGGAATCTTCTATTTGCAGCTGGGGCCCTCTCAAAAAGCGTATAG